A portion of the Punica granatum isolate Tunisia-2019 chromosome 7, ASM765513v2, whole genome shotgun sequence genome contains these proteins:
- the LOC116213720 gene encoding respiratory burst oxidase homolog protein A-like isoform X1 — protein sequence METPGESPGAGRSSASALSPWPSSSPSSFSSSSDSSSSCGVTVVPVSCSTNEAGLKVGETCPVREFLLDGGSGSFIIEKLRFLDSSCGREWKQVEDRFDRIILNRNRGEPAVKWSEFSYCVGMQKSPEFAKELLRALRGRSELKSDITKTELHDFWCRMTDSCYYSRIQIFFDMCDRDMDGSIDELDIKQMILLSASTNKLSLTHEEVEEYAALIMDVLDTDELGYIDLPQVETLLKIGLSKDQSLATAPHSMTSHRHDRLGFGPSGPNRNPMLRGEALLRANWRRVWFVLLWLIVCLVLFTWKFIQYRQRAAFEVMGYCVCTAKGAAETLKFNMAVILLPVCRNTVTWLRTSHPINSVIPFNDNINFHKLVASGIVIGVILHGGIHLVCDFPRISGSDWSIFRQTIGARFQYHQPSYIDILATIEVASGITMVILMAVAFSLATKWPRRQSSPLPRSVRRVTGYNTFWYSHHLFVFVYALLIVHSMFLFLTNNVYEKTTWMYIAFPVLLYTGERIFRAVRSGFYNVKILRASTYPGKVLFLSFSKPDGFVYRSGMSIYVQCPQISPFEWHPFSLTSGPNEDHLSVHIRSLGDWSYDLYSIFQEALLSRANKYPKLYIDGPYGAASQDYVKYDIVVLIGLGIGATPFLSILKDVMHKMDSEIDTGEYRHTKGPSKAYLFWVTREHSSFAWFQDFIRDVSKKTSQNQWAVEMHNFLTCMYKEDDARAALLSAIQVLYHAKRGTDIISKTPVRTHFARPNWFRIFLKLSRRHRGARIGVFYCGASGLARELESLCTKFSTKTATRFVFHKEHY from the exons ATGGAGACGCCCGGGGAGTCGCCGGGGGCCGGACGATCCTCTGCCTCGGCCCTGTCACCCTGGCCGTCATCATCGCCGTCGTCCTTCTCCTCCAGCTCGGATTCTTCTTCGTCTTGCGGAGTGACTGTCGTTCCTGTTTCGTGCTCGACGAATGAGGCGGGGCTGAAGGTCGGCGAGACCTGTCCAGTTCGTGAGTTCCTCCTCGACGGAGGCTCAGGGAGCTTCATTATCGAGAAGCTGCGGTTCCTCGACTCCAGCTGCGGGAGGGAGTGGAAGCAGGTCGAGGACCGGTTCGACCGGATCATCCTCAATAGGAACCGGGGTGAACCCGCAGTGAAGTGGTCGGAATTTAGCTACTGCGTAG GGATGCAGAAATCACCAGAATTTGCTAAAGAGCTGCTGAGGGCACTGAGGGGGAGAAGCGAGCTGAAATCTGACATCACCAAAACAGAGCTTCATGATTTCTGGTGTCGTATGACCGATTCTTGCTATTATTCCAGAATTCAGATTTTCTTCGACAT GTGCGATAGAGATATGGATGGAAGTATCGATGAGTTGGATATTAAGCag ATGATATTATTAAGTGCATCTACGAACAAATTGTCACTAACGCACGAGGAAGTGGAGGAGTATGCAGCGCTGATCATGGATGTTCTTGATACCGACGAACTCGGTTATATAGAC CTGCCGCAAGTGGAAACACTCCTCAAAATAGGCCTATCAAAGGACCAGTCCCTGGCCACAGCTCCTCACTCGATGACCTCCCACCGACACGATCGTTTGGGGTTTGGCCCATCTGGCCCGAACCGGAATCCCATGTTGCGGGGCGAAGCCCTGCTCCGGGCCAACTGGAGGCGCGTGTGGTTTGTCCTGCTCTGGCTCATCGTGTGCCTCGTGCTCTTCACGTGGAAGTTCATCCAGTACCGTCAAAGAGCGGCATTCGAGGTCATGGGCTACTGCGTCTGCACCGCCAAGGGGGCCGCCGAGACGCTGAAGTTCAACATGGCCGTTATTCTCCTCCCGGTATGCCGGAACACTGTTACATGGCTCCGCACCAGCCATCCGATCAACTCTGTGATACCTTTCAATGACAACATCAACTTCCACAAG CTAGTAGCCAGTGGGATAGTGATTGGAGTGATACTACACGGTGGGATCCACCTCGTGTGCGACTTCCCAAGAATAAGCGGGTCCGATTGGTCTATCTTCAGGCAGACGATTGGTGCCAGGTTTCAGTACCACCAACCCTCCTACATCGATATCTTGGCCACCATTGAGGTCGCCTCGGGCATCACCATGGTAATCTTGATGGCAGTCGCCTTCTCCCTGGCCACTAAGTGGCCACGCCGCCAATCCTCACCGCTCCCAAGGTCGGTCCGTCGGGTCACAGGCTACAACACTTTCTGGTACTCCCACCATCTCTTTGTGTTTGTGTACGCCCTCCTGATCGTGCACTCCATGTTCCTCTTCCTCACCAACAATGTATATGAGAAGACG ACATGGATGTATATAGCCTTTCCAGTGCTGCTATATACAGGGGAGAGGATCTTCCGAGCAGTAAGGTCAGGATTTTATAACGTCAAGATCCTAAGG GCTAGTACTTACCCTGGAAAGGTTTTGTTCCTATCATTCAGCAAACCCGACGGCTTTGTGTACAGGAGTGGAATGAGTATATATGTTCAATGTCCTCAAATTTCTCCATTTGAATG GCACCCTTTTTCCTTAACTTCGGGTCCGAATGAGGATCACCTGAGTGTACATATAAGAAGTCTAGGAGATTGGAGTTATGATTTGTACAGCATCTTCCAAGAG GCTTTACTTTCTAGGGCTAACAAGTACCCAAAACTATACATTGACGGGCCCTATGGAGCTGCCTCACAGGACTATGTCAAGTATGACATCGTAGTGCTCATTGGTCTCGGGATCGGAGCCACCCCTTTCCTCAGCATTCTCAAGGATGTCATGCACAAGATGGACTCCGAG ATCGATACTGGCGAATATAGGCACACAAAGGGTCCATCAAAGGCCTACTTATTCTGGGTTACAAGAGAGCATAGCTCCTTTGCCTGGTTCCAAGATTTCATCCGAGATGTATCCAAAAAGACCAGCCAAAATCAG TGGGCTGTGGAGATGCACAACTTCCTGACATGCATGTACAAGGAAGATGATGCTCGAGCAGCATTGCTGAGCGCCATTCAAGTCCTCTATCACGCCAAGAGGGGCACCGACATAATCTCAAAGACTCCA GTTAGGACTCATTTCGCCCGACCAAACTGGTTCCGCATCTTCTTGAAGCTGTCGAGAAGGCACAGAGGAGCGAGGATCG GTGTTTTCTACTGCGGCGCGTCGGGTTTGGCAAGGGAGCTGGAGAGCCTGTGCACCAAATTCTCTACCAAAACTGCTACAAGATTTGTATTCCATAAAGAGCATTATTGA
- the LOC116213720 gene encoding respiratory burst oxidase homolog protein A-like isoform X2, protein METPGESPGAGRSSASALSPWPSSSPSSFSSSSDSSSSCGVTVVPVSCSTNEAGLKVGETCPVREFLLDGGSGSFIIEKLRFLDSSCGREWKQVEDRFDRIILNRNRGEPAVKWSEFSYCVGMQKSPEFAKELLRALRGRSELKSDITKTELHDFWCRMTDSCYYSRIQIFFDMCDRDMDGSIDELDIKQMILLSASTNKLSLTHEEVEEYAALIMDVLDTDELGYIDLPQVETLLKIGLSKDQSLATAPHSMTSHRHDRLGFGPSGPNRNPMLRGEALLRANWRRVWFVLLWLIVCLVLFTWKFIQYRQRAAFEVMGYCVCTAKGAAETLKFNMAVILLPVCRNTVTWLRTSHPINSVIPFNDNINFHKLVASGIVIGVILHGGIHLVCDFPRISGSDWSIFRQTIGARFQYHQPSYIDILATIEVASGITMVILMAVAFSLATKWPRRQSSPLPRSVRRVTGYNTFWYSHHLFVFVYALLIVHSMFLFLTNNVYEKTTWMYIAFPVLLYTGERIFRAVRSGFYNVKILRASTYPGKVLFLSFSKPDGFVYRSGMSIYVQCPQISPFEWHPFSLTSGPNEDHLSVHIRSLGDWSYDLYSIFQEDYVKYDIVVLIGLGIGATPFLSILKDVMHKMDSEIDTGEYRHTKGPSKAYLFWVTREHSSFAWFQDFIRDVSKKTSQNQWAVEMHNFLTCMYKEDDARAALLSAIQVLYHAKRGTDIISKTPVRTHFARPNWFRIFLKLSRRHRGARIGVFYCGASGLARELESLCTKFSTKTATRFVFHKEHY, encoded by the exons ATGGAGACGCCCGGGGAGTCGCCGGGGGCCGGACGATCCTCTGCCTCGGCCCTGTCACCCTGGCCGTCATCATCGCCGTCGTCCTTCTCCTCCAGCTCGGATTCTTCTTCGTCTTGCGGAGTGACTGTCGTTCCTGTTTCGTGCTCGACGAATGAGGCGGGGCTGAAGGTCGGCGAGACCTGTCCAGTTCGTGAGTTCCTCCTCGACGGAGGCTCAGGGAGCTTCATTATCGAGAAGCTGCGGTTCCTCGACTCCAGCTGCGGGAGGGAGTGGAAGCAGGTCGAGGACCGGTTCGACCGGATCATCCTCAATAGGAACCGGGGTGAACCCGCAGTGAAGTGGTCGGAATTTAGCTACTGCGTAG GGATGCAGAAATCACCAGAATTTGCTAAAGAGCTGCTGAGGGCACTGAGGGGGAGAAGCGAGCTGAAATCTGACATCACCAAAACAGAGCTTCATGATTTCTGGTGTCGTATGACCGATTCTTGCTATTATTCCAGAATTCAGATTTTCTTCGACAT GTGCGATAGAGATATGGATGGAAGTATCGATGAGTTGGATATTAAGCag ATGATATTATTAAGTGCATCTACGAACAAATTGTCACTAACGCACGAGGAAGTGGAGGAGTATGCAGCGCTGATCATGGATGTTCTTGATACCGACGAACTCGGTTATATAGAC CTGCCGCAAGTGGAAACACTCCTCAAAATAGGCCTATCAAAGGACCAGTCCCTGGCCACAGCTCCTCACTCGATGACCTCCCACCGACACGATCGTTTGGGGTTTGGCCCATCTGGCCCGAACCGGAATCCCATGTTGCGGGGCGAAGCCCTGCTCCGGGCCAACTGGAGGCGCGTGTGGTTTGTCCTGCTCTGGCTCATCGTGTGCCTCGTGCTCTTCACGTGGAAGTTCATCCAGTACCGTCAAAGAGCGGCATTCGAGGTCATGGGCTACTGCGTCTGCACCGCCAAGGGGGCCGCCGAGACGCTGAAGTTCAACATGGCCGTTATTCTCCTCCCGGTATGCCGGAACACTGTTACATGGCTCCGCACCAGCCATCCGATCAACTCTGTGATACCTTTCAATGACAACATCAACTTCCACAAG CTAGTAGCCAGTGGGATAGTGATTGGAGTGATACTACACGGTGGGATCCACCTCGTGTGCGACTTCCCAAGAATAAGCGGGTCCGATTGGTCTATCTTCAGGCAGACGATTGGTGCCAGGTTTCAGTACCACCAACCCTCCTACATCGATATCTTGGCCACCATTGAGGTCGCCTCGGGCATCACCATGGTAATCTTGATGGCAGTCGCCTTCTCCCTGGCCACTAAGTGGCCACGCCGCCAATCCTCACCGCTCCCAAGGTCGGTCCGTCGGGTCACAGGCTACAACACTTTCTGGTACTCCCACCATCTCTTTGTGTTTGTGTACGCCCTCCTGATCGTGCACTCCATGTTCCTCTTCCTCACCAACAATGTATATGAGAAGACG ACATGGATGTATATAGCCTTTCCAGTGCTGCTATATACAGGGGAGAGGATCTTCCGAGCAGTAAGGTCAGGATTTTATAACGTCAAGATCCTAAGG GCTAGTACTTACCCTGGAAAGGTTTTGTTCCTATCATTCAGCAAACCCGACGGCTTTGTGTACAGGAGTGGAATGAGTATATATGTTCAATGTCCTCAAATTTCTCCATTTGAATG GCACCCTTTTTCCTTAACTTCGGGTCCGAATGAGGATCACCTGAGTGTACATATAAGAAGTCTAGGAGATTGGAGTTATGATTTGTACAGCATCTTCCAAGAG GACTATGTCAAGTATGACATCGTAGTGCTCATTGGTCTCGGGATCGGAGCCACCCCTTTCCTCAGCATTCTCAAGGATGTCATGCACAAGATGGACTCCGAG ATCGATACTGGCGAATATAGGCACACAAAGGGTCCATCAAAGGCCTACTTATTCTGGGTTACAAGAGAGCATAGCTCCTTTGCCTGGTTCCAAGATTTCATCCGAGATGTATCCAAAAAGACCAGCCAAAATCAG TGGGCTGTGGAGATGCACAACTTCCTGACATGCATGTACAAGGAAGATGATGCTCGAGCAGCATTGCTGAGCGCCATTCAAGTCCTCTATCACGCCAAGAGGGGCACCGACATAATCTCAAAGACTCCA GTTAGGACTCATTTCGCCCGACCAAACTGGTTCCGCATCTTCTTGAAGCTGTCGAGAAGGCACAGAGGAGCGAGGATCG GTGTTTTCTACTGCGGCGCGTCGGGTTTGGCAAGGGAGCTGGAGAGCCTGTGCACCAAATTCTCTACCAAAACTGCTACAAGATTTGTATTCCATAAAGAGCATTATTGA
- the LOC116213720 gene encoding respiratory burst oxidase homolog protein A-like isoform X3, whose product MQKSPEFAKELLRALRGRSELKSDITKTELHDFWCRMTDSCYYSRIQIFFDMCDRDMDGSIDELDIKQMILLSASTNKLSLTHEEVEEYAALIMDVLDTDELGYIDLPQVETLLKIGLSKDQSLATAPHSMTSHRHDRLGFGPSGPNRNPMLRGEALLRANWRRVWFVLLWLIVCLVLFTWKFIQYRQRAAFEVMGYCVCTAKGAAETLKFNMAVILLPVCRNTVTWLRTSHPINSVIPFNDNINFHKLVASGIVIGVILHGGIHLVCDFPRISGSDWSIFRQTIGARFQYHQPSYIDILATIEVASGITMVILMAVAFSLATKWPRRQSSPLPRSVRRVTGYNTFWYSHHLFVFVYALLIVHSMFLFLTNNVYEKTTWMYIAFPVLLYTGERIFRAVRSGFYNVKILRASTYPGKVLFLSFSKPDGFVYRSGMSIYVQCPQISPFEWHPFSLTSGPNEDHLSVHIRSLGDWSYDLYSIFQEALLSRANKYPKLYIDGPYGAASQDYVKYDIVVLIGLGIGATPFLSILKDVMHKMDSEIDTGEYRHTKGPSKAYLFWVTREHSSFAWFQDFIRDVSKKTSQNQWAVEMHNFLTCMYKEDDARAALLSAIQVLYHAKRGTDIISKTPVRTHFARPNWFRIFLKLSRRHRGARIGVFYCGASGLARELESLCTKFSTKTATRFVFHKEHY is encoded by the exons ATGCAGAAATCACCAGAATTTGCTAAAGAGCTGCTGAGGGCACTGAGGGGGAGAAGCGAGCTGAAATCTGACATCACCAAAACAGAGCTTCATGATTTCTGGTGTCGTATGACCGATTCTTGCTATTATTCCAGAATTCAGATTTTCTTCGACAT GTGCGATAGAGATATGGATGGAAGTATCGATGAGTTGGATATTAAGCag ATGATATTATTAAGTGCATCTACGAACAAATTGTCACTAACGCACGAGGAAGTGGAGGAGTATGCAGCGCTGATCATGGATGTTCTTGATACCGACGAACTCGGTTATATAGAC CTGCCGCAAGTGGAAACACTCCTCAAAATAGGCCTATCAAAGGACCAGTCCCTGGCCACAGCTCCTCACTCGATGACCTCCCACCGACACGATCGTTTGGGGTTTGGCCCATCTGGCCCGAACCGGAATCCCATGTTGCGGGGCGAAGCCCTGCTCCGGGCCAACTGGAGGCGCGTGTGGTTTGTCCTGCTCTGGCTCATCGTGTGCCTCGTGCTCTTCACGTGGAAGTTCATCCAGTACCGTCAAAGAGCGGCATTCGAGGTCATGGGCTACTGCGTCTGCACCGCCAAGGGGGCCGCCGAGACGCTGAAGTTCAACATGGCCGTTATTCTCCTCCCGGTATGCCGGAACACTGTTACATGGCTCCGCACCAGCCATCCGATCAACTCTGTGATACCTTTCAATGACAACATCAACTTCCACAAG CTAGTAGCCAGTGGGATAGTGATTGGAGTGATACTACACGGTGGGATCCACCTCGTGTGCGACTTCCCAAGAATAAGCGGGTCCGATTGGTCTATCTTCAGGCAGACGATTGGTGCCAGGTTTCAGTACCACCAACCCTCCTACATCGATATCTTGGCCACCATTGAGGTCGCCTCGGGCATCACCATGGTAATCTTGATGGCAGTCGCCTTCTCCCTGGCCACTAAGTGGCCACGCCGCCAATCCTCACCGCTCCCAAGGTCGGTCCGTCGGGTCACAGGCTACAACACTTTCTGGTACTCCCACCATCTCTTTGTGTTTGTGTACGCCCTCCTGATCGTGCACTCCATGTTCCTCTTCCTCACCAACAATGTATATGAGAAGACG ACATGGATGTATATAGCCTTTCCAGTGCTGCTATATACAGGGGAGAGGATCTTCCGAGCAGTAAGGTCAGGATTTTATAACGTCAAGATCCTAAGG GCTAGTACTTACCCTGGAAAGGTTTTGTTCCTATCATTCAGCAAACCCGACGGCTTTGTGTACAGGAGTGGAATGAGTATATATGTTCAATGTCCTCAAATTTCTCCATTTGAATG GCACCCTTTTTCCTTAACTTCGGGTCCGAATGAGGATCACCTGAGTGTACATATAAGAAGTCTAGGAGATTGGAGTTATGATTTGTACAGCATCTTCCAAGAG GCTTTACTTTCTAGGGCTAACAAGTACCCAAAACTATACATTGACGGGCCCTATGGAGCTGCCTCACAGGACTATGTCAAGTATGACATCGTAGTGCTCATTGGTCTCGGGATCGGAGCCACCCCTTTCCTCAGCATTCTCAAGGATGTCATGCACAAGATGGACTCCGAG ATCGATACTGGCGAATATAGGCACACAAAGGGTCCATCAAAGGCCTACTTATTCTGGGTTACAAGAGAGCATAGCTCCTTTGCCTGGTTCCAAGATTTCATCCGAGATGTATCCAAAAAGACCAGCCAAAATCAG TGGGCTGTGGAGATGCACAACTTCCTGACATGCATGTACAAGGAAGATGATGCTCGAGCAGCATTGCTGAGCGCCATTCAAGTCCTCTATCACGCCAAGAGGGGCACCGACATAATCTCAAAGACTCCA GTTAGGACTCATTTCGCCCGACCAAACTGGTTCCGCATCTTCTTGAAGCTGTCGAGAAGGCACAGAGGAGCGAGGATCG GTGTTTTCTACTGCGGCGCGTCGGGTTTGGCAAGGGAGCTGGAGAGCCTGTGCACCAAATTCTCTACCAAAACTGCTACAAGATTTGTATTCCATAAAGAGCATTATTGA
- the LOC116213774 gene encoding uncharacterized protein LOC116213774 has protein sequence MDFWVFVAAAGAGCLAKRLQSTSMYKDGLSKLSYEASSSGDHELHNYPARRLAHRNKLEKDASKNVLNEQIFDISHSNCSPAADWGSPSGIDDQTSARDLRECNESSGASLPADFPMEQTETGDENRINNDSNNCDSSEVFSAEPAGGGMATFHGYAKHGRCLRSRYLQEIYLKPQSSLESCLMAQLYNHHAEMVDFSHHPLTPATSLNIRPLLVPDESSRISRLADPSSRQAGAEVKKSHKKVYPDRRRAVLGVPPLPTVGCSKMPKQVHNRSGKGKDLVGSSRMTNGKKIHSRNGTPAGTTLLCFGISLGIIFSVVANKKEVDKLKELLKQTENLVQDLQEELEMRDSMTVKELASENYESLDTRNNSIHGTAPSIFSPEHCIENPNMYNGKASYIETAGKSPDSMTRIEAELEAELERLGLNLKAANLGRKLSDAELDPDFAAGFAGGEFRAEGDFSLKDANCQDSSNTSTTHSVNYAVSPRELSLRLHEVIQSRLEGRIEELELALQNSQRKVQLLESSASKSRRRSPLIKDLQLPDPHQSFPKPFVMSLSGEALTAYREAYEELVKFESEEDDSPSGLSEGQHREFSETEQSTAQEIDHVYAVGYESSDADDEKEKLLIKQIIERTKKGSPVVVNALLSIDEVGE, from the exons ATGGATTTCTGGGTGTTTGTAGCAGCTGCTGGTGCTGGATGCTTAGCAAAGCGCTTACAAAGCACCTCGATGTATAAGGATGGTTTGTCAAAGCTATCTTATGAAGCTTCCTCTTCTGGAGATCATGAATTACATAACTATCCGGCCCGCAGGTTGGCGCATAGAAATAAACTAGAAAAAGATGCTTCTAAGAATGTCTTGAACGAGCAAATCTTTGATATTTCTCACTCCAATTGTAGTCCAGCTGCAGATTGGGGTTCTCCCTCCGGAATAGATGATCAAACAAGCGCGAGGGACTTGCGAGAATGCAACGAATCTTCTGGAGCAAGTTTACCTGCAGATTTTCCGATGGAACAAACTGAAACAGGGGATGAGAATAGGATCAATAACGATAGCAATAACTGTGACAGCTCAGAAGTTTTTTCAGCTGAACCGGCAGGTGGGGGAATGGCCACTTTTCATGGCTATGCCAAACATGGACGTTGCCTTAGGAGTAGATATCTCCAGGAAATATATCTTAAACCTCAAAGTTCGCTTGAAAGTTGCCTCATGGCTCAGTTATACAATCATCATGCTGAAATGGTGGATTTTTCTCACCATCCCCTTACACCAGCAACCTCTCTGAATATAAGACCCTTGCTTGTCCCTGATGAGAGCAGCAGAATCAGTAGACTCGCCGATCCTTCTTCACGGCAAGCAGGAGCTGAGGTAAAGAAATCACATAAAAAGGTCTACCCTGATAGAAGGAGAGCTGTGCTCGGTGTTCCTCCACTACCAACAGTTGGCTGTTCTAAAATGCCAAAGCAAGTCCACAATAGGAGTGGAAAGGGAAAGGATTTGGTTGGCTCGAGCAGAATGACCAATGGGAAGAAGATTCATTCTCGAAATG GGACACCAGCTGGGACCACGTTGCTCTGCTTTGGGATTTCTCTCGGCATCATATTTTCTGTTGTAGCAAATAAGAAAGAAGTAGACAAGCTGAAGGAGTTGTTGAAGCAGACAGAAAACTTGGTTCAGGACCTACAGGAGGAGCTTGAGATGAGGGATTCGATGACAGTGAAGGAGCTAGCAAGTGAGAATTATGAATCTCTAGATACTCGTAACAATTCTATTCATGGTACTGCCCCAAGCATTTTTTCCCCTGAGCATTGTATCGAAAATCCAAACATGTACAACGGTAAAGCATCTTATATTGAGACGGCAGGCAAGAGTCCCGATTCTATGACTAGGATTGAAGCCGAGCTGGAAGCAGAACTCGAAAGGCTGGGGCTTAACCTTAAGGCTGCTAACTTGGGAAGGAAATTGTCTGATGCTGAG CTCGACCCCGACTTTGCTGCAGGTTTTGCTGGGGGTGAGTTCAGAGCTGAGGGAGATTTTTCCCTAAAAGATGCAAACTGTCAAGATTCGAGCAACACCTCCACCACTCACTCTGTAAACTATGCAGTTTCCCCCCGTGAGCTTAGCCTGCGGTTGCATGAGGTCATTCAGTCCAGGCTTGAAGGACGAATCGAAGAGCTTGAGTTAGCCCTCCAGAATAGCCAGAGGAAGGTTCAGCTTCTGGAATCATCGGCCTCCAAGAGTCGAAGGAGGAGTCCCCTGATCAAGGATCTTCAACTTCCGGATCCCCACCAATCGTTTCCCAAGCCTTTCGTGATGAGCTTGTCAGGGGAAGCTCTGACCGCTTACCGTGAAGCCTATGAGGAGCTGGTGAAGTTCGAGTCGGAGGAGGATGATTCTCCATCTGGTCTTTCCGAGGGACAACACCGAGAATTCTCAGAAACGGAGCAAAGCACGGCCCAGGAGATTGACCACGTGTATGCAGTTGGTTATGAGAGCAGCGATGCTGATGATGAGAAGGAGAAGTTATTGATTAAGCAAATTATTGAGAGGACCAAGAAAGGGTCTCCAGTTGTTGTGAATGCTTTGTTATCTATTGATGAAGTCGGCGAGTGA
- the LOC116213776 gene encoding presenilin-like protein At2g29900 — protein sequence MAQNPRPRSSLLDSLGEEIVRIVTPVSICMFLVVILVSVLNSSSSSSGSVTSIATIAYSETDSDSSWDKFVGALLNSLAFVAVVTVVTFVLVLLFYLRCTKFLKLYMGFSAFIVLGFMGGEVSLFLIQDFSIPIDCIAFFLLLFNFAVVGVLAVFMSKMAIFVTQGYLVIIGMLVAYWFTMLPEWTTWVLLVAMALYDLAAVLLPVGPLRLLVELAISRDEDIPALVYEARPVTHHDSGNNGGNQRRVWRERSEPATTESENSVDRPATVPNSNSMPDSHPHSASVSDRETSLSAPLLERRASIESERRREDAALGDNLALEGMGLGSSGAIKLGLGDFIFYSVLVGRAAMYDFMTVYACYLAIMAGLGVTLMLLAFYQKALPALPVSVLLGVLFYILTRFVLEIFIVQLSSNLLMF from the coding sequence ATGGCCCAAAATCCAAGACCCAGAAGCAGCCTGCTCGATTCACTGGGCGAGGAAATCGTCAGGATCGTGACCCCCGTCTCAATCTGCATGTTCTTGGTCGTAATCCTCGTCTCGGTGTTGAATTCCTCGTCTTCCTCGTCCGGCTCGGTGACCTCAATCGCCACGATTGCGTACTCTGAGACCGACTCGGACTCCTCGTGGGACAAGTTCGTTGGCGCCCTCCTCAACTCCCTCGCCTTCGTGGCGGTCGTCACGGTGGTCACCTTCGTCCTCGTGCTGCTCTTCTACCTCAGGTGCACCAAGTTCCTTAAACTCTACATGGGATTCTCCGCCTTCATCGTACTCGGTTTCATGGGAGGTGAGGTGTCGCTGTTCTTGATTCAGGACTTCAGCATCCCAATTGACTGCATCGCATTCTTCCTGCTGCTGTTCAACTTTGCTGTCGTCGGGGTTTTGGCTGTTTTTATGTCGAAAATGGCGATCTTTGTCACGCAGGGTTACTTGGTTATCATTGGGATGTTGGTTGCTTATTGGTTCACTATGTTGCCGGAGTGGACCACTTGGGTTCTGCTTGTTGCCATGGCTTTGTATGATCTTGCCGCTGTTCTGCTGCCCGTCGGGCCGTTGAGGCTTTTGGTCGAGCTTGCAATATCGAGGGATGAAGATATCCCGGCTTTAGTTTATGAGGCTAGGCCGGTGACTCACCACGACTCAGGTAATAATGGCGGGAATCAGAGAAGGGTGTGGAGAGAGAGGAGTGAACCGGCAACTACTGAATCCGAGAATTCAGTCGATCGGCCAGCTACTGTCCCAAATTCTAATTCCATGCCGGACTCGCATCCTCATTCTGCTTCGGTTTCTGATAGAGAAACCTCGCTCTCTGCGCCCTTGCTTGAACGCAGGGCGAGCATCGAGTCTGAGAGGCGCAGGGAAGATGCTGCGTTGGGCGATAACTTGGCCCTTGAGGGAATGGGATTGGGATCCTCAGGCGCAATCAAACTGGGGCTCGGAGACTTTATCTTCTACAGCGTGTTAGTGGGCAGGGCGGCAATGTACGACTTCATGACAGTGTATGCTTGCTACCTTGCCATTATGGCGGGGCTCGGTGTCACGCTGATGCTGTTGGCCTTCTATCAGAAGGCTCTCCCTGCTCTTCCAGTATCGGTCTTGCTAGGTGTGTTGTTCTATATTCTGACTCGGTTCGTTCTAGAGATTTTCATTGTACAATTATCTTCAAACCTGTTGATGTTCTGA